The Microterricola viridarii nucleotide sequence GGATGCCGTCGCCGGCATGCCGCTGGCAGAACTCGCATCCCGCGGGGCCCAGATCATGGCGAACGTCGAATCGGTGATCGACGGGAAGCACCTCGCCGTGCGCACGGCGCTGACCGTGTTGCTGGCCGGGGGACACCTGCTCATCGAGGACGTCCCCGGCGTCGGCAAGACCATGCTGGCCAAGGCGCTCGCCACCTCCGTCGACTGCACGGTGAGCCGCATCCAGTTCACGCCAGACCTCCTGCCGAGCGACGTCACCGGCGTGTCGATCTTCAACCAGGCCGAGCGCCGGTTCGAGTTCAAGCCGGGCGCCGTCTTCGCCAACATCGTCATCGGCGACGAGATCAACCGGGCCAGCCCGAAGACGCAGTCGGCGCTGCTGGAGTGCATGGAGGAGCGCCAGGTGACCGTCGACGGCACCACCTATGCGCTGACCAGCCCGTTCACGGTCGTCGCCACCCAGAACCCGATCGAGATGGAGGGCACCTACGCGCTGCCTGAGGCCCAGCGGGACCGGTTCATGGCCCGCATCTCCATGGGCTACCCCGACACCGAGAGCGAGCTGGCGATGCTCGACGCGCGCGACACGTCCAGCCCGCTCGCGCGCATCGGCGCCGTCGTCAGCGGCGACGAGCTGCGCGCCATGATGCAGACGGCTCGCACCGTGTACGCCTCGCCCGGGATCAAGGAATATGCCGTGAGCATCGCCAGGGCGAGCCGCGAGGACAGGGACCTGCGGCTGGGGGCCAGCCCGCGGGCCACCCTGCAGCTGGTGCGCGCCGCCAAGGCCCACGCCGCGCTGCACGGGCGCGACTTCGTGCTGCCGGACGACATCGACGAACTCGTCGTTGCCGTGCTCGGCCACCGACTGGTGCCGACCAGCCGGGCGCTCGGGCACCACCACCAGGACAGCGCACCGCTGATCGAAGAAGTGGTCAGGCGCATCGTCGCGGCCACGCCCGTACCCGTCGGCTCGACTCAGCGCGGTTAGCGGGGCGGCAGCCATGAGCGCGGGATCAGCGAACGGCGGGCTTCTGCCGCGGCGTGACTGGTGGCCGCGGCTCAGCCGGCGCGGCTGGGCGTTCCTCATCGTCGGCGTCTCGCTCGTGGCTGGGGCGCTGCTGTTCAGCCGGCGGGAGTTCCTCTTCATCGCCTTCGTGCTGATCGCCGTGCCGATCGTCGCGCTCTGCTACGTGGCCCTGCGCGGGGCGCGCGTGCACGTGACGCGGGTGTTCGCCCCGGGGATCGTCGCGGCGGGCGGCGAGGCGGTCGTGTCGCTCACGGTGCGCAACATCGGCCGGCGTGCCAGCTTCGGCGCGCGCTGGCGCGATCAGGCCGACGACGGCATCCACGTGCCGGCCGGCGCGCTCCTGCCTGCCCTCGGCCGCTACCAGCCGGGTCAGGGCGGCGGAGAGGACACCGCCAGGCTCGAGTACACGCTCCGGCCCCGGCGGCGCGGCGTGTACGACATCGGGCCCCTCGTGCTCGGGATGGTGGACCCCTTCGGCCTGGCCTACGCCGAGCGGCCGGTCGGCGAGCCGCACGACCTCATCGTGACGCCGCGGGTGAGCGCGCTGCCCGACAGGGGGCGCTCGCTGAGCTCCGGCACGGGGGCGGTGCACGAACTGCTGCGCCACACGAACCCGAACTCGGACGAGCTCATCGCCCGCGAGTACCGGCCGGGCGACCCGCTGCGCCGGGTGCACTGGGCGGCGACGGCCAAACGGGACGAGCTGATGGTTCGCCAGGAGGAGCAGCGCAGCAACCCGGAGGCGCGGCTCATCGTGGACACCACCCTGTCCGGCGCTTCGGCCGCCGAGCGAACCGGCGTGCGCCAGCGCTACGGACGTCTCGACGCCGCGGTGGAACTGGGGATGGAGGCCGTGGCCTCCATCGGAGTGCACCTCCTGGCCGCCGGGTTTCGGCTGGACGTGGTCGAGACGGGACCGAGCCAACTGGCGCCAGGCCAACCGGGCAGCGAGAGCGGCCGCGGCGGCTTGCGCGGGGACGCCCCGAGCTCCTTCCGCGCGCCGGGTGGGGACCGCGGGCTGCTGGAGGGCCTCGCGAACCTGCAGGTGCCATCGCCCGGACTGCGCGCGACGGAGGAGCAGTCCGCCGGGAGCGTGCTGCGCAACTCCAGTGCCCACCTGCCCGCCCTGGCCGTGCTCATCGACATCGACGACCGGGAGACCGAGGAGTTGGCGGCGCTCCGCCCCTACTGCGAGCCCGCGGTCGCGTTCGTGCTGAACACGATGCGCCGCGCCGCCATCGAGCGTCTCGTGGACGCCGGCTGGCACTGCATCGAGTTGCGGAGCCCC carries:
- a CDS encoding DUF58 domain-containing protein; its protein translation is MSAGSANGGLLPRRDWWPRLSRRGWAFLIVGVSLVAGALLFSRREFLFIAFVLIAVPIVALCYVALRGARVHVTRVFAPGIVAAGGEAVVSLTVRNIGRRASFGARWRDQADDGIHVPAGALLPALGRYQPGQGGGEDTARLEYTLRPRRRGVYDIGPLVLGMVDPFGLAYAERPVGEPHDLIVTPRVSALPDRGRSLSSGTGAVHELLRHTNPNSDELIAREYRPGDPLRRVHWAATAKRDELMVRQEEQRSNPEARLIVDTTLSGASAAERTGVRQRYGRLDAAVELGMEAVASIGVHLLAAGFRLDVVETGPSQLAPGQPGSESGRGGLRGDAPSSFRAPGGDRGLLEGLANLQVPSPGLRATEEQSAGSVLRNSSAHLPALAVLIDIDDRETEELAALRPYCEPAVAFVLNTMRRAAIERLVDAGWHCIELRSPEQLPDAWAEAQRGRVQDVA
- a CDS encoding AAA family ATPase; the protein is MARAQQGADAVAGMPLAELASRGAQIMANVESVIDGKHLAVRTALTVLLAGGHLLIEDVPGVGKTMLAKALATSVDCTVSRIQFTPDLLPSDVTGVSIFNQAERRFEFKPGAVFANIVIGDEINRASPKTQSALLECMEERQVTVDGTTYALTSPFTVVATQNPIEMEGTYALPEAQRDRFMARISMGYPDTESELAMLDARDTSSPLARIGAVVSGDELRAMMQTARTVYASPGIKEYAVSIARASREDRDLRLGASPRATLQLVRAAKAHAALHGRDFVLPDDIDELVVAVLGHRLVPTSRALGHHHQDSAPLIEEVVRRIVAATPVPVGSTQRG